In the genome of Mycobacterium kansasii ATCC 12478, one region contains:
- the murD gene encoding UDP-N-acetylmuramoyl-L-alanine--D-glutamate ligase: MLDPLVPGAPVLIAGGRVTGRAVLAALTRFRATPTVCDDDPAMLQPYADEGVATVEPSVAVSQIAEYSLVVTSPGFQPTTPVLAAAAAAGVPIWGDVELAWRLDAAGRYGPPRRWLVVTGTNGKTTTTSMLHAMLTAAGRRSVLCGNIGSPVLEVLDQPADVLAVELSSFQLYWAPSLRPEAGVVLNIAEDHLDWHGTMAAYTEAKARVLTGRVAVVGLDDSRAAALLETAPAQVRAGFRLGEPAAGELGVRDGHLVDRAFAADLPLLPVASIPVPGPVGVLDALAAAALARSVGVSAGAIAEAVASFQVGRHRSEVVAVVDGVTYVDDSKATNPHAAQASVLAYPRVVWLAGGLLKGASVDAEVARMAPRLVGAVLIGRDRAAVAEALSRHAPDVPVVQVVTGEDAGMAVASDTDVTKVDDSVEPLGTCVMTAAVAAAKQMAKPGDTVLLAPAGASFDQFNGYADRGDAFAAAVRAAVR; the protein is encoded by the coding sequence GTGCTTGACCCCCTGGTGCCGGGCGCCCCGGTGCTGATCGCCGGTGGCCGGGTAACCGGCCGCGCCGTGCTGGCGGCGCTGACCCGCTTCCGTGCGACGCCCACGGTGTGTGACGACGATCCGGCGATGTTGCAGCCTTATGCCGACGAGGGTGTGGCGACCGTGGAGCCGTCGGTGGCGGTATCGCAGATCGCCGAGTATTCATTGGTGGTCACCAGCCCCGGGTTCCAGCCGACCACGCCGGTGCTGGCTGCGGCCGCCGCCGCGGGTGTGCCTATCTGGGGTGACGTGGAGCTGGCCTGGCGGCTGGATGCGGCGGGCCGCTACGGGCCGCCGCGCCGCTGGCTGGTGGTGACCGGCACCAACGGCAAGACCACCACGACCTCGATGCTGCACGCCATGCTGACCGCGGCCGGCCGGCGCAGCGTGCTGTGCGGAAACATCGGCAGCCCGGTGTTGGAGGTGCTCGACCAGCCGGCCGATGTGCTGGCCGTCGAGTTGTCGAGTTTCCAGCTGTACTGGGCGCCGTCGCTGCGGCCCGAGGCCGGCGTGGTGCTCAACATCGCCGAAGATCACCTGGACTGGCATGGCACCATGGCCGCCTACACCGAGGCCAAGGCTCGGGTGCTGACCGGCCGGGTGGCGGTGGTCGGCCTGGACGATTCCCGCGCGGCGGCGCTGCTGGAGACCGCGCCGGCGCAGGTGCGGGCCGGATTCCGGCTCGGTGAGCCCGCGGCCGGAGAGCTGGGCGTGCGCGACGGCCACCTGGTTGACCGGGCCTTCGCCGCCGACCTGCCGCTGCTGCCGGTCGCCTCCATCCCGGTGCCCGGCCCGGTCGGGGTGCTCGACGCGCTGGCCGCGGCCGCGCTGGCCCGCTCCGTCGGGGTGTCCGCCGGGGCGATCGCGGAAGCCGTTGCGTCGTTTCAGGTCGGGCGCCACCGCTCGGAAGTGGTGGCGGTCGTCGACGGCGTCACCTACGTCGACGACTCCAAGGCCACCAACCCGCACGCCGCGCAGGCGTCGGTGCTGGCCTACCCGCGGGTGGTTTGGCTGGCCGGTGGGCTGCTCAAGGGCGCGTCCGTGGATGCCGAGGTGGCGCGCATGGCACCGAGGCTGGTCGGTGCGGTGCTCATCGGCCGAGACCGGGCCGCGGTTGCCGAGGCGTTATCACGACACGCGCCGGATGTCCCCGTCGTCCAGGTTGTGACAGGCGAGGATGCTGGTATGGCTGTGGCTTCTGATACTGATGTGACAAAAGTTGATGATTCCGTCGAACCGCTCGGCACATGCGTGATGACCGCCGCGGTGGCCGCGGCCAAACAGATGGCCAAACCCGGTGACACGGTGCTACTGGCACCGGCCGGTGCGTCGTTTGACCAGTTCAACGGTTACGCCGACCGGGGCGACGCGTTCGCGGCCGCGGTACGCGCCGCGGTCCGGTAG
- a CDS encoding UDP-N-acetylmuramoyl-L-alanyl-D-glutamate--2,6-diaminopimelate ligase has translation MPESMPNGLRPRTVAGVKLAVLAAQTGAVPDGAADYPETFRDVQITGVTLRAQDVQPGDLFAALAGSATHGARHAGEAIERGAVAVLTDADGVAAMGAHAASVPVLVHPAPRSVLGGLAATVYGRPSERLTVVGITGTSGKTTTTYLVEAGLRAGGRVAGLIGTIGIRIDGADIPSALTTPEAPALQAMLAEMSERGVDTVVMEVSSHALALGRVDGTRFAVGGFTNLSRDHLDFHPTMEDYFEAKALLFDPASALRAGTVVVCVDDDAGRAMAERAGDAITVSARDRAAHWRAVDVVPMGAAGQEFTAIDPAGVQHRVRIGLPGGYNVANCLLALAILDSIGVSPEQAAPGLRQARVPGRLEQVDRGQDFLALVDYAHKPGALRAVLTTLTSPDRRLAVVFGAGGERDPGKRAPMGAVAAELADLVVVTDDNPRGEDPAAIRREILAGAAAAGGTAEVVEVADRRDAIRHAVAWAGPGDVVLVAGKGHETGQRGAGEVRPFDDRVELAEALAARKAGGLAGPGQTRP, from the coding sequence ATGCCGGAGTCGATGCCCAACGGGCTACGCCCTCGCACCGTCGCGGGGGTGAAGCTGGCCGTACTGGCGGCGCAGACCGGAGCGGTTCCAGACGGCGCCGCGGATTACCCCGAAACCTTCCGTGATGTGCAAATCACCGGCGTGACGCTGCGTGCCCAGGATGTCCAGCCCGGCGACCTGTTCGCTGCCCTGGCCGGCTCGGCCACACACGGCGCCCGTCATGCCGGCGAAGCCATCGAGCGGGGGGCGGTCGCGGTGCTCACCGACGCCGACGGGGTCGCCGCGATGGGTGCCCACGCGGCGAGCGTGCCGGTGTTGGTGCATCCGGCACCGCGCAGCGTGCTCGGGGGGCTGGCCGCCACCGTGTACGGCCGCCCGTCCGAGCGGCTGACGGTCGTCGGCATCACCGGAACGTCGGGCAAGACCACCACCACCTATCTGGTGGAGGCCGGTTTACGGGCCGGTGGTCGGGTCGCCGGGCTGATCGGCACCATCGGCATCCGCATCGACGGCGCCGACATCCCGAGTGCGTTGACCACACCGGAGGCGCCCGCCTTGCAGGCCATGCTTGCGGAAATGTCCGAACGCGGCGTGGACACCGTGGTCATGGAAGTGTCCAGCCACGCGCTGGCCCTGGGCCGGGTGGACGGCACCCGCTTCGCCGTCGGCGGCTTCACCAACTTGTCGCGTGACCATCTGGACTTTCACCCCACCATGGAGGACTACTTCGAGGCCAAGGCGCTGCTGTTCGATCCGGCCTCGGCGCTGCGCGCCGGCACCGTCGTGGTGTGCGTCGATGACGACGCGGGGCGCGCGATGGCCGAGCGGGCCGGTGACGCGATCACCGTGAGTGCGCGCGATCGGGCCGCGCACTGGCGCGCTGTCGACGTCGTGCCGATGGGCGCCGCCGGACAGGAATTCACCGCCATCGACCCGGCCGGCGTCCAGCACCGGGTGCGCATCGGCTTACCGGGCGGCTACAACGTCGCCAATTGCCTTCTCGCACTGGCGATTTTGGACAGTATCGGGGTCTCGCCCGAGCAGGCTGCGCCGGGACTGCGGCAGGCCCGGGTTCCCGGGCGCCTGGAACAGGTGGACCGCGGTCAGGATTTCCTGGCGCTCGTGGACTACGCGCACAAGCCGGGGGCCTTGCGGGCGGTGTTGACCACGCTGACGAGCCCGGACCGTCGGCTGGCGGTGGTGTTCGGCGCCGGTGGCGAGCGTGACCCGGGAAAGCGCGCCCCGATGGGTGCCGTCGCCGCGGAGCTGGCCGACCTGGTCGTCGTCACCGACGACAACCCGCGCGGCGAGGACCCCGCGGCGATCCGCCGGGAGATCCTGGCCGGGGCCGCGGCGGCCGGTGGCACCGCAGAGGTGGTCGAGGTCGCTGACCGCAGGGACGCGATCCGGCACGCGGTCGCGTGGGCCGGCCCCGGGGACGTGGTCCTGGTGGCCGGCAAGGGCCATGAAACGGGCCAGCGCGGCGCTGGGGAGGTCCGCCCGTTCGATGACCGGGTGGAACTGGCCGAGGCGTTGGCCGCGCGCAAGGCCGGCGGGCTTGCCGGCCCAGGGCAGACACGCCCATGA
- a CDS encoding peptidoglycan D,D-transpeptidase FtsI family protein has translation MRAEAAPPGRPAGQRRIRQAVEVATRGASFVFRHRAGNAVIFALMMVAATQLFYLQVSNAADLRAQAAGQLKVTDVEPAVRGAIVDRHNDRLAFTIQARALTFQPKRVRQQLEEAKKKSPAAPDPQQRLKDIAREIAGKLNNKPDAATLLKKLQSNDAFVYLARAVDPAIAGAISEKYPEVGSERQDLRQYPGGSLAANIVGGIDWDGHGLLGLEDSMDAVLAGTDGSVTYDRGSDGVVIPGSYRNRHKAVHGSTVQLTLDNDIQFYVQQQVQQARNLSGAHNVSAVVLDAKTGEVLAMANDNTFDPSQDIGRQGDKQLGNPAVSSPFEPGSVNKVITASSVIEYGLSNPDEVLQVPGTIEMGGVSVHDAWDHGVMPYTTTGVFGKSSNVGTLMLAQRVGPERFYEMVRKFGLGQRTGVGLPGESAGLVPPIDQWSGSTFSNLPIGQGLSMTLLQMAGMYQAIANDGVRIPPRIIKATIAADGTRTEEPRPDGVRVVSAQTAQTVRQMLRAVVQHDPMGYQQGTGPAAAVPGYQMAGKTGTAQQINPACGCYFDNVYWITFAGMATVDNPRYVIGLMMDNPERNADGSPGHSAAPLFHNIAGWLMQRENVPLSPDPGPPLVLQAT, from the coding sequence GTGCGCGCCGAAGCAGCCCCACCCGGTCGGCCGGCGGGGCAACGGCGGATCCGTCAGGCAGTGGAAGTGGCGACCCGCGGTGCGTCGTTTGTCTTTCGGCATCGGGCCGGCAACGCGGTGATTTTCGCGTTAATGATGGTCGCCGCAACCCAGCTGTTCTACCTGCAGGTGTCCAATGCCGCGGACCTGCGCGCCCAGGCGGCCGGCCAGCTCAAGGTCACCGACGTCGAACCGGCGGTTCGCGGCGCCATCGTCGACCGGCACAACGACCGGCTGGCGTTCACTATCCAGGCGCGTGCGTTGACCTTCCAGCCCAAGAGGGTCCGCCAGCAGCTGGAGGAGGCCAAGAAGAAGTCCCCCGCTGCCCCGGACCCGCAGCAGCGGCTCAAGGACATCGCCAGGGAGATTGCGGGCAAGCTGAACAACAAGCCAGACGCCGCCACGCTGCTGAAGAAGCTGCAGAGCAATGATGCGTTTGTGTATCTGGCACGTGCCGTCGATCCCGCGATCGCCGGTGCCATCTCCGAGAAGTATCCCGAGGTCGGCTCCGAGCGGCAGGATCTGCGCCAGTATCCCGGCGGATCGCTGGCCGCCAACATCGTGGGCGGGATCGATTGGGATGGCCACGGTCTGCTGGGTCTGGAGGACTCCATGGATGCCGTGCTGGCCGGAACCGACGGCTCGGTCACCTACGACCGCGGATCGGACGGCGTGGTCATCCCGGGCAGCTACCGCAACCGGCACAAGGCGGTTCACGGTTCCACCGTCCAACTCACGCTCGACAACGACATCCAGTTCTACGTGCAGCAACAGGTGCAGCAGGCCAGGAACCTGTCTGGGGCCCACAACGTGTCAGCCGTGGTACTGGATGCCAAGACCGGCGAAGTGCTCGCCATGGCCAACGACAACACCTTCGACCCGTCCCAGGACATCGGGCGTCAAGGAGACAAGCAGTTGGGCAACCCGGCTGTGTCGTCACCCTTCGAACCGGGATCGGTGAACAAGGTGATCACCGCGTCGTCGGTCATCGAGTACGGGCTGTCCAACCCCGACGAGGTGCTGCAGGTACCGGGCACGATCGAGATGGGCGGGGTCAGCGTGCACGACGCCTGGGACCACGGCGTGATGCCCTACACCACGACCGGCGTGTTCGGTAAGTCATCGAACGTCGGCACGCTGATGCTGGCGCAGCGGGTGGGCCCGGAGCGTTTCTACGAGATGGTCCGCAAATTCGGGCTGGGTCAGCGCACCGGTGTGGGGCTGCCCGGTGAGAGCGCCGGGCTGGTGCCGCCGATCGACCAGTGGTCGGGCAGCACCTTCTCGAATCTGCCTATCGGCCAAGGCCTTTCGATGACCCTGTTGCAGATGGCCGGCATGTATCAGGCCATTGCCAACGACGGGGTGCGGATACCCCCGCGGATCATCAAGGCGACCATCGCAGCCGACGGCACCCGCACCGAGGAACCGCGTCCCGACGGCGTCCGGGTGGTGTCGGCGCAGACGGCTCAGACCGTGCGCCAGATGTTGCGCGCCGTCGTACAGCACGACCCGATGGGCTACCAGCAGGGCACCGGCCCGGCTGCGGCGGTGCCCGGTTACCAGATGGCCGGCAAGACCGGCACCGCGCAGCAGATCAACCCCGCCTGCGGCTGCTACTTCGACAACGTCTACTGGATCACCTTCGCCGGGATGGCCACTGTCGACAATCCCCGGTATGTGATCGGGCTGATGATGGACAACCCGGAGCGCAACGCCGACGGCAGCCCGGGCCACTCGGCGGCCCCGCTGTTCCACAACATCGCCGGCTGGCTGATGCAACGCGAAAACGTGCCGCTGTCACCCGACCCGGGGCCGCCGCTGGTCCTGCAGGCCACCTGA
- the mraY gene encoding phospho-N-acetylmuramoyl-pentapeptide-transferase, with product MRQILIAVAIALAVSILLTPALIRLFTKQGFGHHTRDDGPPSHHSKRGTPSMGGVAILAGIWAGYFGTHLAGLAFDGEGISASGLLVLGLATALGGVGFLDDMIKIRRSRNLGLNKTAKTVGQITSAILFAVLVLQFRNPAGLTPGSAQLSYVREIATVTLIPVLFVLFCVVLVSAWSNAVNFTDGLDGLAAGCMAMVTGAYVLITFWQYRNACVTAPGLGCYNVRDPLDLALIAAATAGACIGFLWWNAAPAKIFMGDTGSLALGGVIAGLSVTSRTELLAVVLGSLFVAEITSVVLQILAFRTTGRRVFRMAPFHHHFELVGWAETTVIIRFWLLTAISCGLGVALFYGEYLAAIGA from the coding sequence GTGAGACAGATCCTGATCGCCGTCGCCATCGCGCTTGCGGTTTCCATCCTGCTCACCCCGGCACTGATCCGGCTGTTCACCAAACAGGGCTTCGGTCACCACACCCGCGACGACGGCCCGCCCAGCCATCACAGCAAACGCGGCACGCCGTCGATGGGCGGTGTGGCGATTCTGGCCGGCATCTGGGCGGGCTACTTCGGCACCCACCTCGCCGGCCTGGCGTTCGACGGCGAAGGCATCTCCGCGTCGGGTTTGCTGGTGCTGGGCTTGGCCACCGCGCTGGGCGGGGTCGGATTCCTCGACGACATGATCAAGATCCGCAGGTCACGCAACCTCGGGCTGAACAAGACGGCCAAGACCGTCGGGCAAATCACCTCCGCCATTCTGTTCGCGGTGCTGGTGCTGCAGTTCCGCAATCCAGCCGGCCTCACGCCGGGCAGCGCGCAGCTGTCCTACGTGCGTGAGATCGCCACGGTCACGCTGATTCCGGTGCTATTCGTGCTGTTTTGCGTGGTCCTCGTCAGCGCCTGGTCGAACGCGGTCAACTTCACCGACGGCCTGGACGGGCTGGCCGCCGGCTGCATGGCAATGGTCACCGGTGCCTACGTGCTGATCACCTTCTGGCAATACCGCAACGCGTGCGTCACCGCGCCGGGGTTGGGTTGCTACAACGTGCGGGACCCGCTGGATCTGGCGCTCATCGCCGCCGCGACCGCTGGCGCCTGCATCGGCTTTTTGTGGTGGAACGCTGCGCCCGCGAAAATCTTCATGGGCGACACCGGCTCCCTGGCATTGGGCGGCGTCATCGCCGGGCTCTCGGTCACCAGCCGCACCGAACTGCTGGCGGTGGTGCTGGGCTCGCTGTTCGTCGCCGAGATCACCTCGGTGGTGCTGCAGATATTGGCCTTCCGCACGACCGGGCGCCGGGTATTCCGGATGGCGCCCTTCCACCACCATTTCGAGTTGGTCGGCTGGGCCGAAACCACGGTGATCATTCGGTTCTGGCTGCTCACCGCGATCAGCTGTGGTTTGGGTGTGGCCTTGTTCTACGGTGAATATCTGGCTGCGATCGGTGCCTGA
- the ftsW gene encoding putative lipid II flippase FtsW gives MRSPFTRLMRRGKAGDGAAAHGTAEPEETAEADEEVDAAASPDEPAGEQTGEKSGEKPRETSGEKSRAKPEEAGPRTRFGVWLGRPMTSFHLIIAVAALLTTLGLIMVLSASGVRSYDDDGSAWVIFGKQVLWTVVGLIGCYVGLRMSVQFLRRIAFSAFAFTIVLLVLVLIPGIGKEANGSRGWFVVAGFSMQPSELTKMAFAVWGAHLLAARRMERASLREMLIPLVPAAVVALALIVAQPDLGQTVSMGIILLGLLWYAGLPLRVFASSLAAVVISAGILAMTAGYRSDRVRSWLDPDNDPMDSGYQARQAKFALAHGGIFGDGLGQGVAKWNYLPNAHNDFIFAIIGEELGFIGALGLLGLFGLFAYTGMRIARRSADPFLRLLTATVTLWVLGQAFINIGYVIGLLPVTGLQLPLISAGGTSTATTLSMIGVIANAARHEPEAVAALRAGRDDTVNRLLRLPLPKPYAPTRLEAFRDRKRAHPQPARQTAKQQAKQPAARKAPKAVRKPGEPARPASPRRADRPVRRSAGTAHAPGRGHHPVAGEHHRAGQRYAGQRQAGRVRALEGQRYG, from the coding sequence ATGCGCAGCCCATTCACCCGGCTGATGCGCCGGGGCAAGGCCGGCGACGGTGCCGCCGCCCACGGGACGGCCGAGCCGGAGGAAACAGCCGAGGCTGACGAGGAGGTCGACGCTGCGGCTTCGCCGGACGAGCCGGCGGGTGAGCAGACCGGCGAGAAGTCGGGCGAGAAGCCCCGCGAGACGTCGGGCGAGAAATCCCGGGCGAAGCCCGAGGAGGCGGGCCCGCGGACCCGGTTCGGCGTGTGGCTGGGCCGGCCCATGACCTCGTTTCACCTGATCATCGCCGTCGCCGCGCTGCTGACCACGCTCGGCCTGATCATGGTGCTCTCGGCCTCCGGCGTGCGGTCCTATGACGACGACGGGTCGGCATGGGTGATCTTCGGCAAGCAGGTCTTGTGGACCGTCGTCGGTCTCATCGGCTGCTACGTCGGGCTACGCATGTCGGTGCAGTTCCTCCGCCGCATCGCCTTCTCCGCCTTCGCGTTCACCATTGTGTTGTTGGTGCTGGTGCTGATTCCGGGAATCGGCAAGGAAGCCAACGGTTCCCGCGGGTGGTTCGTGGTGGCGGGCTTTTCGATGCAGCCGTCGGAGCTGACCAAGATGGCGTTCGCGGTCTGGGGTGCGCATCTGCTGGCGGCCCGGCGGATGGAGCGGGCGTCGCTGCGGGAAATGCTGATTCCGCTGGTGCCGGCCGCGGTCGTGGCGCTGGCGTTGATCGTGGCCCAGCCCGACCTGGGACAGACGGTGTCGATGGGCATCATCCTGCTCGGGCTGCTGTGGTACGCGGGGTTGCCGCTGCGTGTTTTCGCCAGCTCACTGGCAGCGGTCGTCATCTCCGCGGGGATCCTGGCGATGACCGCGGGTTACCGGTCCGACCGGGTGCGGTCTTGGCTCGATCCCGACAACGACCCGATGGACTCGGGCTACCAGGCCCGGCAGGCCAAGTTCGCGCTGGCTCACGGTGGAATCTTCGGCGACGGCCTGGGCCAGGGTGTGGCCAAGTGGAACTATCTGCCCAACGCCCACAACGACTTCATTTTCGCGATCATCGGGGAGGAGCTCGGCTTCATCGGCGCGCTCGGGCTGCTGGGACTGTTCGGGCTGTTCGCCTATACCGGCATGCGGATCGCCCGCCGGTCGGCCGACCCCTTTCTGCGGTTGTTGACCGCCACCGTCACGTTGTGGGTGCTGGGACAGGCGTTCATCAACATCGGTTACGTGATCGGGCTGCTGCCGGTCACCGGGCTGCAACTGCCGCTGATCTCGGCCGGCGGCACCTCGACGGCCACCACCTTGTCGATGATCGGCGTCATCGCCAACGCGGCGCGGCATGAACCCGAGGCGGTGGCCGCGCTGCGCGCGGGTCGCGACGATACAGTGAACCGACTGCTGCGGCTGCCGCTACCCAAGCCTTACGCGCCGACCCGCCTCGAGGCGTTTCGGGACCGCAAGCGCGCGCACCCGCAACCGGCCAGGCAGACGGCCAAACAGCAGGCCAAACAGCCGGCCGCGCGGAAGGCGCCCAAGGCGGTTCGCAAACCCGGGGAGCCGGCGCGACCGGCGTCGCCGCGCCGGGCCGATCGGCCGGTTCGCCGGTCCGCGGGTACCGCGCACGCGCCGGGGCGGGGGCACCACCCGGTTGCGGGGGAGCATCATAGAGCGGGTCAGCGGTACGCCGGCCAGCGTCAGGCAGGTCGGGTTCGGGCATTGG
- a CDS encoding UDP-N-acetylmuramoyl-tripeptide--D-alanyl-D-alanine ligase, which translates to MIDLTVAQIADIVGGTLADISPQDAAQRRVTGTVEFDSRAIGPGGLFLALPGAHVDGHDYAASAAAAGAVAVLAARPVGVPAIVVTPERSLAEGALAGVLEHDADGSGAAVLAALAKLAKAVAAELVAGGLTIIGITGSSGKTSTKDLVAAVLQPLGVVVAPPGSFNNELGHPWTVLRAGRDTDYLILEMSARHPGNIAALAQIATPAIGVVLNVGTAHLGEFGSREAIARTKSELPQAVPQSGVVILNADDPAVAAMAEVTAARVVRVSRGSTGDVWAGPVSLDELARPQFTVHAGATQAEVRLGVYGDHQVSNALCAAAVALECGATLDQVATALGGAGPVSRHRMQVTTRADGVTVIDDAYNANPDSMGAGLQALAWIARGGSGAGSDLAAKRRSWAVLGEMAELGADAIAEHDRVGRLAVRLDVSRLVVVGTGRSVSAMHHGAVLEGAWGSWGAGADRGTVNVADADAALELLRAEVQPGDVILIKASNSAGLGALADALVSDGADGEAGGAGNRGSANP; encoded by the coding sequence ATGATCGACCTGACCGTGGCTCAGATCGCCGACATCGTCGGCGGCACGCTGGCCGATATCTCGCCGCAGGACGCCGCACAACGCCGCGTCACCGGGACCGTCGAGTTCGACTCTCGCGCGATCGGCCCCGGCGGATTGTTTCTGGCGCTGCCGGGCGCGCATGTTGACGGACATGACTATGCGGCGTCGGCAGCAGCGGCCGGGGCGGTTGCCGTGCTGGCCGCCCGGCCGGTCGGTGTTCCGGCCATTGTGGTGACGCCGGAGCGGTCCCTCGCCGAGGGCGCGCTGGCCGGAGTGCTCGAGCACGACGCCGACGGGTCGGGCGCGGCCGTCCTGGCCGCGCTGGCGAAACTGGCCAAGGCGGTGGCCGCGGAGCTGGTCGCCGGCGGGCTGACCATCATCGGGATCACCGGTTCGTCGGGTAAGACGTCGACCAAGGATCTGGTGGCTGCGGTGCTGCAGCCTTTGGGTGTGGTGGTTGCCCCGCCCGGATCCTTCAACAACGAGCTGGGTCATCCCTGGACCGTGCTGCGTGCCGGCCGCGACACCGACTACCTGATTCTGGAGATGTCGGCCCGCCACCCCGGCAACATCGCCGCGTTGGCCCAGATCGCGACCCCGGCCATCGGGGTGGTGCTCAACGTCGGTACCGCGCACCTCGGCGAGTTCGGCTCCCGTGAGGCCATTGCGCGAACGAAATCGGAGCTGCCGCAAGCTGTTCCGCAATCCGGGGTGGTCATCCTCAATGCCGACGACCCGGCCGTGGCGGCGATGGCCGAGGTGACCGCGGCGCGGGTGGTGCGGGTCAGCCGCGGCAGCACTGGCGACGTTTGGGCCGGCCCGGTGTCGCTGGATGAGCTGGCCAGGCCGCAGTTCACCGTGCACGCGGGTGCTACCCAGGCCGAAGTCCGGCTAGGCGTCTACGGCGACCATCAAGTCAGCAATGCATTGTGCGCCGCCGCTGTCGCGCTGGAATGCGGTGCCACCCTCGATCAGGTGGCAACCGCGCTTGGCGGCGCGGGTCCGGTGTCGCGGCATCGGATGCAGGTGACCACCCGCGCGGACGGGGTGACGGTCATCGACGACGCCTATAACGCCAACCCCGACTCCATGGGGGCCGGTCTGCAGGCGCTGGCCTGGATCGCCCGCGGCGGCTCCGGCGCCGGGTCCGACCTCGCCGCCAAACGGCGCAGTTGGGCGGTTTTGGGGGAGATGGCTGAACTCGGCGCGGACGCCATTGCCGAGCATGACCGCGTCGGCCGGCTCGCGGTGCGTTTAGATGTGTCTCGACTCGTTGTCGTGGGAACCGGGAGGTCGGTGAGCGCCATGCACCACGGAGCGGTCCTGGAAGGGGCGTGGGGCTCCTGGGGAGCGGGGGCTGACAGGGGGACCGTCAACGTCGCCGACGCCGACGCCGCGCTGGAACTGTTGCGCGCCGAAGTCCAACCCGGGGATGTGATCCTGATCAAGGCGTCGAACTCGGCAGGCTTGGGAGCGCTGGCCGACGCGCTGGTCTCGGACGGCGCCGATGGCGAAGCTGGGGGCGCAGGCAACCGCGGGAGCGCAAACCCGTGA